Proteins from a genomic interval of Brucella intermedia LMG 3301:
- a CDS encoding flagellar hook-basal body complex protein FliE, with protein sequence MYDSIMSISARNALSRLSETVVEKGVGSASAPQAVPATPGASFGEVLSQMTDSVGQKLEAAEATSIQGIKGDAPVRDVVSSVMEAEQSLQTAIAIRDKIVQAYLEISRMPI encoded by the coding sequence ATGTACGACTCGATCATGAGTATTTCGGCGCGCAATGCCCTGTCGCGCCTTTCCGAAACCGTCGTCGAAAAGGGCGTGGGCTCGGCTTCCGCGCCGCAGGCCGTTCCGGCGACGCCGGGCGCTTCCTTCGGCGAGGTCCTGTCGCAGATGACGGATTCCGTCGGCCAGAAGCTGGAGGCCGCCGAAGCAACCTCCATCCAGGGTATCAAGGGCGATGCGCCGGTGCGCGACGTGGTCAGCTCCGTCATGGAAGCCGAGCAGTCGCTTCAGACCGCCATCGCGATCCGCGACAAGATCGTGCAGGCCTATCTCGAAATCAGTCGCATGCCCATCTAG
- a CDS encoding MotE family protein, with amino-acid sequence MTKARRMIRYGSAVALFLAASVPAFADPPSLGNLDEIRKFCGNIDDQAADARYALQARQLTELKADVEERMRALEEKRREYEMWLKRRDEFVSKAQDSLVDIISKMKPEAAAAQMTLIGDEAAAALILKLNPRVSSIILNEMSPEKAAKLARVIVGSQRTSTAPQPVSDQRAAAQTGNTVQ; translated from the coding sequence ATGACCAAGGCTCGTAGAATGATCCGGTATGGTTCGGCGGTGGCGCTGTTTCTGGCGGCGTCCGTTCCCGCTTTCGCCGATCCGCCATCACTCGGCAATCTCGATGAAATCCGCAAGTTCTGCGGCAATATCGACGATCAGGCGGCGGATGCCCGCTATGCGCTTCAGGCCAGACAATTGACCGAGCTGAAGGCCGATGTCGAGGAGCGGATGCGGGCGCTTGAGGAAAAGCGCCGGGAATATGAAATGTGGCTGAAGCGCCGCGACGAGTTCGTCAGCAAGGCGCAGGATTCGCTGGTGGATATCATCTCGAAGATGAAGCCGGAGGCGGCGGCGGCGCAGATGACGCTGATCGGCGATGAAGCGGCGGCAGCCCTGATCCTCAAGCTTAATCCACGCGTCTCCAGCATCATCCTCAATGAAATGTCGCCGGAAAAGGCGGCCAAGCTCGCCCGCGTCATCGTCGGCTCGCAGCGCACCTCGACCGCGCCGCAGCCTGTCAGCGACCAGCGCGCCGCAGCGCAGACCGGGAATACGGTGCAATGA
- a CDS encoding DUF1217 domain-containing protein, translating to MVDTMTSYRLIASDMARSLQRVSKEPMVERETAYYKENIGKVKSVDDFMADSRLYNYALKAFGLEDMAFAKAFVRKILTEGIKSDDAMANKLTDKRYKEFATVFDFEGKGAEATQSTAAQQGVVDKYLRQTLETEAGSQNEGVRLALYFQRKAPTLTNAYEILGDKALVSMIQTTFGWPSTISNADIDKQAKMIEDKIDFTKMSDPDYVSKLISRFTAMYEMNNPTASSPASIASLLLGGTSSVGISMDILSTLQNFKPGGR from the coding sequence ATGGTCGATACGATGACGAGCTATCGCCTGATCGCGTCGGATATGGCGCGGTCGTTGCAGCGTGTTTCGAAGGAACCGATGGTGGAGCGGGAAACCGCCTACTACAAGGAGAATATCGGCAAGGTGAAATCCGTCGATGATTTCATGGCCGACAGCCGCCTTTATAATTATGCGCTGAAGGCGTTCGGTCTGGAAGACATGGCCTTCGCCAAGGCGTTCGTGCGCAAGATATTGACCGAAGGCATCAAAAGCGATGATGCCATGGCCAACAAGCTGACCGACAAGCGATACAAGGAATTTGCGACGGTCTTCGATTTCGAGGGCAAGGGCGCGGAGGCGACCCAGAGCACGGCGGCGCAGCAGGGCGTGGTCGACAAATATCTCCGCCAAACACTGGAGACGGAAGCCGGAAGCCAGAATGAAGGCGTGCGGCTGGCGCTCTATTTCCAGCGCAAGGCCCCGACGCTGACCAATGCCTATGAAATTCTGGGCGACAAGGCGCTGGTGTCGATGATCCAGACGACCTTCGGCTGGCCATCCACCATATCCAATGCCGATATCGACAAGCAGGCGAAGATGATCGAGGACAAGATCGACTTCACCAAAATGTCGGACCCCGATTACGTCTCGAAGCTCATTTCGCGCTTTACCGCTATGTATGAGATGAACAACCCGACCGCGAGCAGCCCGGCGTCGATTGCGTCCCTGCTTCTGGGCGGCACTTCTTCCGTCGGCATTTCGATGGATATTCTGAGCACCTTGCAGAACTTCAAGCCGGGCGGGCGCTAA
- a CDS encoding flagellar basal body P-ring protein FlgI: protein MRKTFAILLAVLALVSQPAASLADESSKNAREFGSAVDADADWLGSGGDPSKMAYAELGRGSAVARLKDIATIQGVRENQLVGYGLVIGLKGTGDSLRNSPFTEQSMRAMLDNLGISAPRNSTRSKNTAAVIVTANLPAFAGAGSRIDVTVSSLGDATSLQGGTLVMTQLMGADNQIYAVAQGNMIVSGFSAEGEAASVTQGVPTSGRIPNGALVEREVAGNFGKESEMIVELRDPDFTTAVRAADTINVFAKRRYGRGVAIARDAKTIRLSRPKNVPAARFLAELEGLPITTDEVARVVVDERTGTVVIGEKVRISKVAISHGSLTVRVTETPMVVQPEPFSDGVTAVEPNTDIAVNQQNAKIGILTGANLENLVKGLNQIGVKPTGIIAILQAIKTSGALHAELVVQ from the coding sequence GTGAGAAAGACTTTCGCCATCCTGCTCGCCGTCCTGGCGCTTGTTTCCCAGCCCGCCGCAAGCCTTGCGGACGAGTCGTCCAAGAATGCGCGGGAATTCGGTTCCGCAGTGGATGCCGATGCCGATTGGCTCGGCTCCGGCGGCGATCCGTCCAAAATGGCTTATGCGGAGCTTGGTCGCGGCAGCGCGGTTGCGCGCCTGAAGGACATCGCCACCATTCAGGGCGTGCGCGAAAACCAGCTCGTGGGTTATGGTCTCGTCATCGGCCTCAAGGGCACGGGCGACAGCCTGCGCAATTCGCCCTTCACCGAACAGTCCATGCGCGCCATGCTGGATAATCTCGGCATCAGCGCGCCGCGCAATTCCACCCGTTCCAAGAACACGGCCGCGGTCATCGTGACCGCCAACCTGCCCGCCTTTGCCGGTGCCGGTTCGCGCATCGACGTCACGGTATCGTCGCTCGGCGATGCGACCTCGCTGCAAGGCGGTACACTCGTCATGACCCAGCTCATGGGTGCCGACAACCAGATCTATGCCGTCGCGCAGGGCAACATGATCGTGTCCGGCTTTTCAGCGGAAGGTGAAGCTGCAAGCGTGACGCAGGGCGTGCCGACCTCCGGGCGCATTCCCAACGGCGCGCTGGTCGAGCGCGAAGTGGCCGGCAATTTCGGCAAGGAAAGCGAAATGATCGTCGAGCTGCGCGATCCCGATTTCACCACTGCCGTGCGCGCTGCCGATACGATCAATGTCTTCGCCAAGCGCCGTTATGGTCGCGGCGTGGCCATTGCGCGCGATGCCAAGACGATCCGCCTGTCGCGTCCGAAGAACGTGCCTGCGGCGCGTTTTCTGGCCGAACTCGAGGGTCTGCCGATCACGACCGACGAAGTGGCGCGTGTGGTGGTGGATGAGCGGACGGGAACCGTTGTCATCGGTGAGAAGGTGCGCATTTCCAAAGTCGCGATCAGCCACGGCAGCCTGACGGTCCGCGTGACGGAAACGCCAATGGTCGTCCAGCCTGAGCCGTTCAGCGACGGCGTGACGGCGGTTGAGCCGAATACCGATATCGCCGTCAATCAGCAGAACGCCAAGATCGGCATCCTGACCGGCGCCAACCTTGAAAATCTGGTGAAGGGCCTGAACCAGATCGGCGTGAAGCCGACCGGCATCATCGCGATATTGCAGGCCATCAAGACATCCGGCGCGCTTCATGCGGAACTGGTGGTGCAATGA
- the flgF gene encoding flagellar basal-body rod protein FlgF, whose translation MQNNSIYVGLSSLITLERRMDAIAHNVANVSTVGFRGEGTKFSSIVSDKASDDVSFATAGKSFIRTEAGPMIKTDNPLDVAVKGDVWMSVSTPQGQIYTRDGRMNMLPTGDLVTVTGHPVLDVGGAPIVLNPAGGAPKISSDGAIYQNGAQIGAIGLFTIPADAELTYAGTSGVIPNKPAQPVADDNSVGVVQGMIEGSNVDAMTEMTRLISVSRAFEQVNNLLAQQETTVSEAIKILGSRNG comes from the coding sequence ATGCAGAACAATTCTATCTATGTCGGGCTTTCCTCGCTCATCACGCTGGAACGGCGGATGGATGCCATTGCCCATAATGTGGCCAATGTCTCCACGGTCGGCTTCCGGGGCGAGGGTACCAAGTTCAGCTCGATTGTTTCGGACAAGGCCAGCGACGATGTGAGCTTCGCGACCGCGGGCAAGAGCTTCATCCGCACCGAGGCGGGCCCGATGATCAAGACCGACAATCCGCTGGATGTTGCGGTCAAGGGCGATGTGTGGATGTCTGTCTCCACGCCGCAGGGCCAGATCTATACGCGTGACGGGCGCATGAACATGCTGCCGACGGGCGATCTCGTCACCGTCACCGGTCATCCGGTGCTGGATGTCGGCGGCGCGCCGATCGTGCTCAACCCGGCAGGCGGCGCACCGAAGATTTCAAGCGATGGCGCGATCTACCAGAACGGCGCGCAGATCGGCGCGATCGGTCTTTTCACCATCCCCGCCGATGCGGAGCTGACCTATGCCGGTACATCCGGCGTAATCCCCAACAAGCCCGCCCAGCCAGTGGCCGATGACAACAGCGTGGGCGTCGTGCAGGGCATGATCGAGGGATCGAATGTCGATGCCATGACGGAGATGACGCGCCTCATCAGCGTCAGCCGCGCCTTCGAGCAGGTCAACAACCTGCTGGCGCAGCAGGAGACGACCGTCTCCGAAGCCATCAAGATCCTGGGCTCCAGAAACGGATGA
- the fliP gene encoding flagellar type III secretion system pore protein FliP (The bacterial flagellar biogenesis protein FliP forms a type III secretion system (T3SS)-type pore required for flagellar assembly.): MKKLLGLGVILTLALTVSAQAQQALTLDNLLPAGSGAASGQIVQLFGLLTVLSIAPGILIMVTSFTRFAIAFSLLRSGLGLQTAPASMVMISLALFMTFYVMAPAFDRAWNNGVQPLMRNEITQQAAFTEISQPFREFMLGQVRDKDLRLFEDLADPSFRTGDDGIVDFRVLVPAFMISELRRGFEIGFLIVLPFLVIDLVVATLTMSMGMMMLPPTVISLPFKILFFVLIDGWNILVGSLIRSFS, encoded by the coding sequence ATGAAGAAGCTCCTTGGCCTCGGCGTCATCCTGACGCTCGCCCTCACGGTGTCCGCTCAGGCGCAGCAGGCGCTGACGCTCGACAACCTGCTTCCAGCAGGCAGCGGCGCGGCGAGCGGCCAGATCGTGCAATTGTTCGGGCTGCTGACGGTGCTTTCCATCGCGCCGGGCATTCTCATCATGGTGACGAGCTTCACGCGCTTCGCCATCGCCTTTTCGCTTTTGCGTTCGGGCCTCGGCCTCCAGACCGCGCCCGCCAGCATGGTGATGATTTCGCTCGCCCTGTTCATGACGTTCTATGTCATGGCACCCGCCTTCGACCGGGCCTGGAACAACGGCGTGCAGCCGCTGATGCGCAATGAAATCACCCAGCAGGCGGCTTTCACCGAAATTTCCCAGCCTTTCCGCGAATTCATGCTGGGACAGGTGCGCGACAAGGATCTGCGGCTCTTTGAAGACCTCGCCGATCCATCCTTCCGCACCGGCGATGACGGCATCGTCGATTTCCGCGTTCTGGTCCCCGCCTTCATGATTTCTGAACTGCGGCGCGGGTTTGAAATCGGCTTCCTGATCGTGCTGCCCTTTCTGGTGATCGATCTCGTCGTGGCCACGCTCACCATGTCCATGGGCATGATGATGCTGCCGCCGACGGTGATCTCGCTGCCGTTCAAGATTCTGTTCTTCGTGCTGATCGACGGCTGGAACATACTGGTCGGAAGCCTGATACGTTCGTTCTCCTGA
- the fliF gene encoding flagellar basal-body MS-ring/collar protein FliF: MAVVWMQQNFQQLIEQLKGTLGKLGARKLVALGLVGAALMAAILYTSIYLSRPSYETLYVGLSRDDVNRMGLALGEAGIPFDVKADGSSILVPIGKAENARMYLAEKGLPTSNNAGYELFDNMGSLGLTSFMQEITRVRALEGEIARTIQAIRGVKAARVHIVLAEKGSFRRGDQKPSASVVIRAEGGFAAESAQSIRQLVAAAVPSLDASAVTVLDTNGRLLASAGEAANGAALMTASLEQQVAGNVDDSIRKALAPYLGMGHFQTSVQAVLDTDRRQTNETIFDPESRVERSVRVVRESGDSRNNRNDNATGVEQNIPQEEIQNRNGESSSEKTDRREELTNYEMNSKTVSTVSDGYTVKRLSIAVVIDQARLLETAGTTPPPANFVDQQIAKIRDLVATAAGLNADRGDVINVTAVNFLDPAGADMEPVSTPWTDTVLRQSGSYVNALAILAAVGLLIWFGLRPLLRDQNARTAGTEVAIRETSDVAAPDFVGGQAAGEGVQGAQGVQAVIGGPEAYADQMKTSLSDLRQRMRMPAKLRLEQMIDMDEERVAAVLKQWIHETAASREGQPLRESTAKASVMPELEAA; encoded by the coding sequence ATGGCGGTGGTGTGGATGCAGCAGAATTTCCAGCAATTGATCGAACAGCTCAAGGGTACGCTCGGCAAGCTTGGCGCGCGAAAACTCGTGGCGCTCGGACTTGTGGGCGCCGCGCTCATGGCCGCGATCCTCTATACGAGCATCTATCTGAGCCGCCCCTCCTATGAGACGCTCTATGTCGGTCTTTCGCGTGACGATGTGAACCGCATGGGTCTGGCGCTTGGCGAGGCAGGCATTCCTTTCGATGTGAAGGCCGATGGCTCGTCCATCCTCGTGCCCATCGGCAAGGCGGAAAACGCCCGCATGTATCTGGCCGAAAAGGGCCTGCCGACCTCGAACAATGCCGGTTATGAACTCTTCGACAATATGGGTTCGCTCGGCCTGACCTCGTTCATGCAGGAAATCACCCGCGTGCGCGCGCTGGAAGGCGAAATCGCCCGCACCATTCAGGCCATTCGCGGCGTGAAGGCCGCCCGCGTCCACATCGTGCTCGCCGAAAAGGGTTCGTTCCGCCGTGGCGACCAGAAGCCGTCGGCCTCGGTCGTCATCCGCGCCGAAGGCGGCTTTGCCGCCGAATCTGCCCAGTCCATCCGCCAGCTGGTCGCCGCCGCCGTTCCCTCGCTCGATGCTTCCGCCGTGACCGTCCTCGACACCAATGGCCGCCTCCTGGCCTCGGCTGGCGAAGCCGCCAATGGCGCAGCGCTGATGACCGCCTCGCTGGAGCAGCAGGTCGCAGGCAATGTGGACGACAGCATCCGCAAGGCGCTGGCGCCCTATCTCGGCATGGGGCATTTCCAGACGAGCGTTCAGGCAGTGCTCGATACGGACCGCCGCCAGACCAACGAAACCATCTTCGATCCCGAATCCCGTGTCGAGCGTTCGGTGCGCGTTGTCCGTGAAAGCGGCGATTCCCGCAACAATCGCAACGACAACGCAACCGGCGTCGAACAGAACATTCCGCAGGAAGAAATCCAGAATCGCAACGGCGAAAGCTCGTCGGAAAAGACCGACCGCCGCGAGGAACTGACCAATTACGAAATGAACAGCAAGACGGTTTCCACCGTCAGCGACGGCTATACCGTCAAGCGCCTGTCCATCGCCGTGGTCATCGATCAGGCGCGGCTTCTGGAAACCGCAGGCACCACGCCGCCGCCCGCCAATTTCGTCGACCAGCAGATCGCCAAGATCCGCGACCTCGTGGCAACCGCCGCCGGCCTCAACGCGGATCGCGGCGACGTCATCAACGTGACCGCCGTCAACTTCCTCGATCCTGCCGGTGCCGATATGGAACCGGTCTCCACGCCGTGGACCGACACGGTGCTTCGCCAGAGCGGCTCCTATGTCAATGCGCTTGCGATCCTTGCCGCTGTCGGTCTGCTGATCTGGTTCGGCCTGCGTCCGCTGCTGCGTGACCAGAATGCCAGGACTGCCGGCACGGAAGTCGCCATCCGCGAGACAAGCGACGTGGCTGCACCCGATTTCGTCGGCGGTCAGGCGGCAGGCGAAGGCGTACAAGGGGCGCAGGGCGTACAGGCCGTCATCGGTGGGCCGGAAGCCTATGCCGACCAGATGAAGACAAGCCTCAGCGATCTTCGCCAGCGCATGCGCATGCCCGCAAAGCTGCGACTGGAACAGATGATCGACATGGACGAAGAGCGCGTCGCAGCCGTTCTCAAGCAGTGGATTCACGAAACCGCCGCCAGCCGCGAGGGCCAGCCATTGAGGGAATCGACCGCAAAGGCTTCGGTCATGCCGGAGCTTGAGGCGGCCTGA
- a CDS encoding flagellar basal body-associated FliL family protein, producing the protein MSDTTTTETDGKAKSSLTTLLAAVAVLTVIAGGGGWYLGGMISADQLASAKVSGKEDKPKKGDFESRSIGTVVPLQPIVTNLGIPQDTWVRLEASLVAKPGHEIPAALAASVGDDFLSFLRSVNLMQLQGAAGLAYLRADLEERARLRSEGAVDRVFISALVVE; encoded by the coding sequence ATGAGCGACACGACGACAACGGAAACGGACGGCAAGGCGAAAAGCTCGCTGACGACGCTGCTTGCGGCTGTCGCGGTCCTGACCGTCATCGCCGGTGGCGGCGGCTGGTATCTGGGCGGCATGATTTCCGCCGATCAGTTGGCGTCGGCAAAGGTCTCCGGCAAGGAAGACAAGCCGAAAAAGGGCGACTTCGAATCGCGCTCCATCGGCACGGTCGTGCCCTTGCAGCCGATCGTGACCAATCTCGGCATTCCGCAGGATACTTGGGTGCGCCTCGAAGCGTCGCTGGTGGCAAAGCCCGGACATGAAATTCCGGCGGCGCTGGCGGCAAGCGTCGGCGACGATTTCCTGAGCTTCCTGCGCAGCGTCAATCTCATGCAATTGCAGGGCGCGGCGGGGCTTGCCTATCTGCGCGCCGATCTGGAAGAACGCGCTCGCCTGCGTTCGGAAGGCGCGGTCGACCGCGTCTTCATCTCGGCGCTGGTGGTAGAATGA
- the flgB gene encoding flagellar basal body rod protein FlgB: MGPIHLFDLAARQAQWLSVRQATVAGNVANANTPDFRARDVQPFADVLDKTQLTMAATSPLHLEAEADGIAGARLRPDDITEQTHSGNTVDVEQEMMKAGEIAREYSLNTSIVKAFHRMMLSVAKG, from the coding sequence ATGGGGCCGATTCATCTCTTCGATCTGGCCGCAAGGCAGGCGCAGTGGCTGTCGGTAAGGCAGGCCACGGTTGCGGGCAATGTCGCCAATGCGAATACGCCGGATTTTCGCGCGCGTGACGTGCAGCCCTTTGCGGATGTGCTGGACAAGACGCAGCTCACCATGGCTGCCACCAGCCCTTTGCACCTGGAAGCCGAAGCCGACGGGATCGCCGGCGCGCGCCTGCGCCCCGACGACATCACCGAGCAGACCCATTCCGGCAACACGGTCGATGTCGAACAGGAAATGATGAAGGCCGGTGAGATCGCCCGCGAATATTCGCTCAACACAAGCATCGTGAAGGCGTTCCACCGCATGATGCTGTCGGTAGCGAAGGGATAG
- a CDS encoding GNAT family N-acetyltransferase — protein sequence MKQNGQPRAADDTAVTLEPVRQTDYQQVIALNPHPHQQGFVASNEESLEDAGENPACVPLLVRAGGEPVGFAMYALDEDDGNYWIYRLVIDARHQGKGYGRAALRQLLGLLSELPDCPFVILGLQPGNDGARRLYEQTGFRMTGEVIGGELIMKYEF from the coding sequence ATGAAACAGAATGGACAGCCTCGCGCTGCAGACGATACCGCCGTGACCCTCGAACCGGTCAGGCAGACGGACTACCAGCAGGTGATTGCCCTCAATCCCCATCCGCATCAGCAGGGCTTCGTGGCCAGCAATGAGGAATCGCTTGAAGATGCCGGGGAGAATCCGGCCTGTGTTCCGCTCCTTGTCAGGGCTGGAGGCGAGCCGGTCGGCTTTGCCATGTATGCCCTTGATGAGGACGATGGAAACTACTGGATTTATCGCCTCGTGATCGATGCGCGCCATCAGGGCAAGGGCTATGGGCGCGCAGCCCTCAGGCAATTGCTGGGCCTGCTGTCGGAACTGCCGGATTGCCCTTTCGTCATCCTCGGCCTTCAGCCGGGAAACGATGGTGCCCGGAGGCTCTATGAGCAGACAGGCTTCCGGATGACGGGAGAGGTCATCGGCGGCGAACTCATCATGAAATATGAGTTCTGA
- a CDS encoding flagellin — MASILTNSSALTALQTLASTNKSLEATQNRISTGLRISEASDNASYWSIATSMKSDNKANSAVQDALGLGAGKVDTAYTSMNKIKDQVDEMKKLLVSAQGASKEDQDKIATQITAIQNNIKSAASNANYAGSNLLVNDGTTDLKVVASYNRTDTTVKVDTIDVKASETQVFGKAADGTVDYATGAAAAVVAADFFQVPANASLTDTEINAAMVKVETALKSLTTGAASLGAAKSQIDSQKSFLSGLSDSIEKGVGTLVDADMNKESARLSALQVQQQLGVQALSIANSSSQSILSLFRG; from the coding sequence ATGGCTAGCATTCTTACAAACTCTTCGGCTCTGACCGCTCTCCAGACGCTTGCTTCGACGAACAAGTCGCTGGAAGCTACCCAGAACCGTATTTCGACCGGTCTTCGTATTTCCGAAGCTTCGGACAATGCTTCGTACTGGTCCATCGCGACCTCGATGAAGTCCGACAACAAGGCCAACTCGGCTGTCCAGGACGCTCTTGGCCTCGGCGCTGGCAAGGTCGATACCGCTTACACGTCGATGAACAAGATCAAGGATCAGGTCGACGAAATGAAGAAGCTCCTTGTTAGCGCGCAAGGCGCCAGCAAGGAAGACCAGGATAAGATCGCAACGCAGATCACTGCGATTCAAAACAACATCAAATCAGCTGCCAGCAACGCTAATTATGCAGGTTCGAATCTGCTTGTTAACGACGGCACGACTGATCTTAAGGTTGTCGCTTCGTACAATCGTACCGACACGACCGTGAAGGTCGACACCATTGATGTTAAGGCCTCTGAAACGCAGGTATTTGGCAAAGCCGCAGATGGCACCGTTGATTATGCGACGGGCGCTGCTGCCGCTGTTGTTGCCGCTGATTTCTTCCAGGTTCCTGCTAACGCATCTCTGACCGACACCGAAATCAATGCTGCGATGGTCAAGGTTGAAACGGCTTTGAAGAGCCTGACCACCGGCGCTGCATCGCTTGGTGCTGCGAAGTCGCAGATCGACAGCCAGAAAAGCTTCCTGTCCGGTCTGTCCGACTCCATCGAAAAGGGCGTCGGCACGCTAGTTGACGCTGACATGAACAAGGAATCGGCTCGTCTGTCGGCTCTCCAGGTTCAGCAGCAGCTCGGCGTTCAGGCTCTCTCGATCGCCAACTCGTCGAGCCAGTCGATCCTGTCGCTGTTCCGCGGCTAA
- the flgC gene encoding flagellar basal body rod protein FlgC, with the protein MSSDALQSTLKIAASGLSAQSTRLRIVSENIANAQSTAKTADADPYRRKTVSFRTELEQGTGAAEVRIAEVGKDTSPFIEQYEPSHPAADERGYVRYPNVNMVVEMADMREANRSYEANLQVVKQARELISMTIDLLRST; encoded by the coding sequence ATGTCTTCCGATGCCTTGCAGAGCACATTGAAGATCGCAGCGTCGGGCCTTTCGGCCCAATCGACGCGTCTGCGCATTGTTTCCGAAAACATCGCCAATGCGCAGTCGACTGCCAAGACCGCCGATGCCGATCCCTATCGCCGCAAGACGGTTTCCTTCCGCACCGAGCTGGAGCAGGGCACCGGCGCCGCCGAAGTCCGCATTGCTGAAGTCGGCAAGGACACGTCGCCCTTCATCGAACAATACGAGCCGAGCCATCCCGCAGCGGATGAGCGCGGCTATGTCCGCTATCCCAACGTCAACATGGTCGTTGAAATGGCGGACATGCGCGAAGCCAATCGTTCCTACGAAGCCAATTTGCAGGTCGTGAAACAAGCCCGTGAGCTGATTTCCATGACCATCGATCTCTTGAGGAGCACATAA
- the flgH gene encoding flagellar basal body L-ring protein FlgH translates to MKNSMNKAILAAATLVLLAGCATKPEEIGRAPDLSPVAANLGMQNNPQSNGYPARPSKASYSLWDQRSTNFFKDPRAATPGDVLTVIISINDRANLDNKTDRERVSKGIYGAGGSFATSSSTGAGAGGDMDASVNTHSDSKSKGKGTIERSEDIRLQVAAIVTDTLPNGNMIIRGSQEVRVNNELRVLNVAGVVRPRDISGNNTISYDKIAEARISYGGRGRLSEIQQPPYGQQILDQVSPF, encoded by the coding sequence ATGAAGAACAGCATGAACAAAGCCATCCTTGCAGCAGCAACCCTGGTCCTTCTTGCCGGTTGCGCGACCAAGCCGGAGGAAATCGGCCGCGCGCCCGACCTGTCCCCTGTCGCGGCCAATCTCGGCATGCAGAACAATCCGCAGTCCAACGGCTATCCGGCGCGCCCGAGCAAGGCGTCCTATTCGCTCTGGGACCAGCGTTCGACCAATTTCTTCAAGGACCCGCGCGCGGCGACGCCCGGCGATGTGTTGACGGTTATCATCTCCATCAACGACCGCGCCAATCTGGATAACAAGACCGACCGCGAGCGCGTGTCGAAGGGCATTTACGGCGCGGGCGGTTCCTTTGCGACCAGCAGCAGCACAGGCGCTGGCGCCGGCGGCGACATGGACGCTTCGGTCAACACCCATTCCGACAGCAAGTCGAAGGGCAAGGGCACCATCGAGCGCAGCGAAGACATCCGCCTGCAGGTCGCGGCCATCGTCACCGACACGCTGCCGAACGGAAACATGATCATCCGCGGGTCGCAGGAAGTGCGCGTCAACAATGAACTGCGCGTGCTGAACGTCGCCGGTGTCGTGCGCCCGCGCGATATTTCCGGCAACAACACGATTTCCTACGACAAGATCGCCGAAGCCCGCATTTCCTATGGCGGGCGCGGACGACTGAGCGAGATTCAGCAGCCCCCTTACGGCCAGCAGATTCTCGATCAGGTTTCTCCCTTCTGA
- the flgA gene encoding flagellar basal body P-ring formation chaperone FlgA → MGLAKAIFRKTGLALAGGLLLAATAGANAADRIAFVVPSATVYPGQIVSDTALLEKQFFINAPAASQYVLSLDQAAGKVARKTLLPGKPILVSALGEPSLVTRGVPAPLVFTAGTLTITAMGTPLESGAAGDFIKVRNVDSGIIVSGTVLADGRIQVGMQ, encoded by the coding sequence ATGGGGCTGGCGAAAGCAATCTTCCGGAAAACAGGGCTGGCGCTTGCAGGCGGATTGCTGCTCGCGGCAACAGCCGGTGCGAATGCTGCCGATCGCATCGCTTTTGTCGTGCCTTCGGCCACCGTCTATCCCGGCCAGATCGTGAGCGACACGGCCCTTCTGGAAAAGCAGTTCTTCATCAATGCGCCCGCAGCAAGCCAATATGTGCTGTCGCTCGATCAGGCGGCGGGCAAGGTGGCGCGCAAGACGCTGCTTCCGGGCAAGCCGATCCTCGTTTCGGCCCTGGGCGAGCCGTCGCTGGTCACGCGCGGGGTTCCGGCGCCGCTGGTGTTTACCGCCGGTACGCTGACAATCACCGCCATGGGAACGCCGCTCGAATCCGGTGCGGCTGGCGATTTCATCAAGGTTCGCAACGTCGATAGCGGCATCATCGTGTCCGGCACGGTGCTGGCAGATGGGCGTATTCAGGTGGGGATGCAGTGA